In one Achromobacter spanius genomic region, the following are encoded:
- a CDS encoding T6SS effector BTH_I2691 family protein, with the protein MTTHPSLESLLPKILRIADKTRCDAGPSAVVACKSEVAILPLRYAVLTDADPALEALAPALPPHLASGLPPLQGEQARYAVRTMRRGYLYLFTKRFREQWSCESAYRTYDSGLLKRVFPYAPQRFEREPLYERPASVHDLHGSAESGPGGWTLCLKAPEDIEELRALFTPDPLTTRMLNLISSFSPLRNQLQAFDIRKLLMSCSRAPDVLDPSIIDDTLADAIAQDQPDTAAVLASQLYSDPENRYARHIVALDLKESARRARGFGIVLHDAIGITQQLNSWRNDACETVQRYLDKKDDKGIENQRKVLVAQAFIDVKQQFESRSAALEAQHFIDIERARVYEPGMAAGRNWILNDEERKRWDNEADQYITQFEDTMRAKVQAKLDSGEYQRRFHGKYLSPEKPGQALRVEDMDAELKTFDAVSEAAEAIGAKRAKNHELWLASEQLLIALDVYDDRDLASGWRFAGQTGLCVLGADGCKSTADLIEKWWTGNPSERANLAMRGFALNQTEIQAELQRTREEARIRAQTEAHDPVLSNDRMIQQVHAGFVAVQHLADLFDKANGLFEALAAAGETNLAGGALAWYSSLGRQSLRYGSTGKEWFLHGITRSWLAASISKRATNMRIDELTQLGRSADPKQLRAQIGRNTRFAFATELVDAHRSDFYKLRASSWLLFFEAALIALRVRDMPSDERGVGELIAHGLLAGAAGTEILAAGTGLVLGHYSAASATGRGATVFQGQLKLVGGALAAVGGVVLMGYDWEDARKSKQEAKPIVAFTYYVRFASALAMVGSQSSIAFAAAGPMLKILAERGGKSYALTSLLLMAARASSFLGRAASLALLRSLLLRSTLIGIAATVAIAIFDDNALEKWCKRSTYRGIDYQGNSPHKALENELADLYSALLEII; encoded by the coding sequence ATGACCACCCATCCCAGCCTGGAATCGCTGCTGCCGAAAATCCTGCGCATCGCCGACAAGACCCGTTGCGACGCCGGCCCCAGCGCCGTGGTCGCGTGCAAGAGCGAAGTCGCCATCCTGCCCCTGCGCTACGCCGTCCTGACCGACGCCGACCCGGCGCTTGAAGCCTTGGCGCCAGCGCTGCCGCCTCACCTTGCGTCCGGGTTACCGCCACTCCAAGGCGAGCAAGCGCGCTATGCCGTACGCACGATGCGCAGGGGTTATCTTTACCTGTTCACCAAGCGCTTCAGGGAGCAATGGTCCTGCGAAAGCGCCTACCGCACTTATGACAGCGGGCTGTTGAAGCGTGTATTTCCCTATGCGCCCCAGCGCTTCGAACGCGAGCCGCTCTATGAACGGCCAGCCAGCGTGCACGATCTGCATGGCTCGGCCGAGAGCGGCCCGGGTGGATGGACGCTTTGCTTGAAAGCCCCCGAAGACATCGAAGAACTTCGCGCCCTGTTCACGCCCGATCCCTTGACGACACGCATGCTGAACTTGATATCCAGCTTCAGCCCGCTACGCAATCAACTACAAGCGTTCGATATCCGCAAACTGCTGATGTCCTGCTCGCGCGCGCCCGACGTGCTGGACCCCAGCATCATCGACGACACGCTGGCGGATGCCATTGCGCAGGACCAGCCCGACACCGCGGCCGTGCTGGCAAGCCAGTTGTATTCCGACCCGGAGAATCGCTACGCACGCCATATCGTCGCCCTGGACCTGAAGGAAAGCGCGCGCCGTGCTCGCGGCTTTGGCATCGTGCTGCATGACGCCATCGGAATTACCCAGCAGCTCAATAGCTGGCGCAACGACGCCTGTGAAACCGTGCAGCGCTATCTGGACAAAAAGGACGACAAAGGCATCGAGAACCAGCGCAAGGTCTTGGTGGCCCAGGCGTTTATCGACGTCAAGCAGCAGTTCGAATCCCGCTCGGCCGCGCTGGAAGCCCAGCACTTCATCGATATAGAACGCGCCCGGGTCTATGAGCCGGGCATGGCGGCGGGCCGCAACTGGATCTTGAACGACGAGGAGCGCAAGCGCTGGGACAACGAAGCAGACCAGTACATCACACAGTTCGAAGACACCATGCGCGCCAAGGTGCAGGCCAAGCTGGATAGCGGCGAGTACCAGCGCAGGTTTCACGGTAAATACCTGTCTCCCGAAAAACCTGGGCAAGCGCTGCGTGTGGAAGACATGGACGCGGAGCTGAAAACCTTCGACGCCGTATCGGAGGCCGCCGAAGCTATCGGCGCCAAGCGCGCCAAGAATCACGAACTGTGGCTCGCCAGCGAGCAACTGCTGATCGCATTGGACGTCTACGACGATAGGGATCTGGCCAGCGGCTGGCGCTTCGCGGGCCAGACCGGCTTGTGCGTGCTGGGCGCGGATGGGTGCAAAAGTACGGCGGATCTGATCGAAAAGTGGTGGACCGGCAACCCAAGCGAACGCGCCAACTTGGCGATGCGTGGTTTTGCGCTGAACCAAACAGAGATTCAGGCGGAATTGCAGCGCACGCGGGAAGAAGCGCGAATTCGAGCGCAAACCGAAGCGCATGACCCTGTCCTATCCAACGACAGGATGATCCAGCAAGTGCACGCGGGGTTCGTCGCGGTTCAACATCTGGCCGATCTATTCGACAAGGCGAATGGCTTATTTGAAGCGTTGGCCGCCGCTGGCGAGACAAATCTGGCGGGCGGCGCCCTGGCCTGGTATTCCAGCCTGGGCCGCCAATCCCTGCGCTACGGATCGACCGGCAAGGAATGGTTCCTCCACGGCATCACCCGAAGCTGGCTGGCCGCCAGCATCAGCAAGCGTGCCACGAACATGCGCATTGACGAACTGACCCAGTTGGGGCGCAGCGCGGACCCCAAGCAATTGCGCGCCCAAATTGGCAGGAACACCCGCTTCGCGTTTGCCACGGAACTGGTCGACGCCCATCGCAGTGATTTTTACAAGCTACGCGCCAGCAGTTGGTTGTTGTTCTTTGAAGCGGCCTTGATTGCCTTGCGGGTGCGGGACATGCCCAGCGATGAACGCGGCGTGGGGGAGTTGATCGCCCATGGCTTGCTTGCGGGGGCTGCGGGCACGGAGATACTTGCGGCGGGCACGGGGTTGGTGCTGGGGCATTACAGCGCCGCCAGCGCGACCGGGCGCGGCGCGACGGTTTTTCAGGGGCAGTTGAAGCTGGTCGGCGGCGCGTTGGCGGCGGTGGGTGGGGTGGTGTTGATGGGGTATGACTGGGAGGACGCAAGAAAATCGAAGCAAGAAGCGAAACCTATTGTGGCCTTTACTTATTACGTCAGATTCGCTTCGGCTTTAGCGATGGTCGGCAGCCAGTCGAGTATCGCTTTCGCCGCCGCCGGCCCGATGTTGAAGATCCTCGCAGAGCGAGGCGGAAAATCATACGCACTGACCTCGCTTCTTCTCATGGCGGCGAGGGCGTCCTCATTCCTGGGAAGAGCCGCCAGCCTCGCATTATTGCGTAGCCTGCTTTTGCGCAGCACGTTGATCGGAATTGCCGCCACCGTGGCTATAGCGATCTTTGATGACAACGCGCTAGAAAAATGGTGCAAACGCTCTACCTATCGTGGCATCGACTACCAAGGCAACAGCCCGCACAAGGCACTGGAAAATGAGCTGGCCGACTTATACAGCGCCTTGCTGGAGATAATCTGA